Proteins encoded by one window of Methanobacterium sp. CWC-01:
- a CDS encoding (Fe-S)-binding protein: MTDEENKHLILADGALVKEVIIKEIRPCIVAEGMVRVLMQLDSPLDTVIPILMVTYPPGKVNYLKNKNILTLSLFDRLITIYPSGKVSMNKTIDEEDALETLTKIMNDINQAHLHQSHTDTSEQQDAQERLSNMGPLDLYHCLPQTGCGDCGEATCTAFAMKLLAGDTTLDRCTPLKEPEHSNKLRCLEKLLGKPLMATLGWNSG; encoded by the coding sequence ATGACTGATGAGGAAAATAAACACCTGATCCTGGCTGATGGGGCATTGGTAAAAGAGGTTATAATCAAGGAGATTCGTCCATGCATAGTGGCTGAGGGAATGGTTCGGGTACTAATGCAACTGGATAGTCCCTTGGACACAGTCATCCCCATCTTAATGGTCACTTACCCTCCGGGAAAGGTTAATTACCTAAAAAATAAAAATATTCTTACTCTATCACTCTTTGATCGGCTCATAACTATCTATCCTTCTGGAAAAGTGAGTATGAACAAAACCATAGATGAAGAAGACGCCCTGGAAACTCTAACCAAAATCATGAATGATATAAATCAGGCCCATCTACACCAGTCCCATACCGATACTTCAGAGCAACAGGATGCCCAGGAAAGACTTTCTAACATGGGGCCCCTGGACCTCTATCACTGCCTACCCCAAACTGGGTGTGGAGATTGTGGAGAAGCTACCTGCACGGCCTTTGCCATGAAACTTCTCGCTGGAGATACCACCCTGGACCGCTGCACTCCCCTAAAAGAACCGGAGCATTCAAACAAACTGAGATGTCTGGAAAAGTTACTGGGAAAACCTCTGATGGCCACTCTGGGATGGAATTCCGGATAA
- the tusB gene encoding sulfurtransferase complex subunit TusB — translation MRIGFIVTKTPAENGFNTFAQFLDLYIGKEDVNVYLIGDGVYCARKGHQKSGKIHSIIENGQLYALLEDLEARGISPEQTFPGTGIMSSYRELVVAIMEEMDQILTF, via the coding sequence ATGCGCATCGGATTTATAGTAACCAAAACCCCGGCTGAAAATGGATTCAATACCTTTGCGCAGTTTTTGGACCTATATATAGGAAAAGAAGATGTTAATGTGTATTTAATTGGGGATGGAGTGTACTGTGCTCGTAAAGGCCATCAAAAGTCCGGTAAAATCCACAGTATTATTGAAAATGGCCAGCTCTATGCCTTGTTGGAGGACCTTGAAGCCCGGGGCATATCCCCGGAACAGACCTTCCCTGGTACTGGAATAATGTCCTCATACCGGGAACTGGTGGTGGCCATAATGGAAGAAATGGATCAGATATTGACTTTTTAA
- a CDS encoding site-2 protease family protein yields the protein MNALWYYAIGFVVIWTLAFLFKDKLKIEMEGPIILRKTTRMRDFIDSVAQKSPKLWRWVMNGGIVMAVFLMAFIVYYLVASLETVAVNPQVSIVLPGVEIPGSPIYLPFGYGLIGLITVIVIHEFGHGILARVEKVKIKSLGVGLLAILPIAFVEPDDEEVNKLGSVSKLRIFAAGSIFNMMLAALAIAIYFILTLFLIPYALPAAGLEIMSVVPGSPADGILQEGMLIQTINGNSVTDRDSFSQVIQELTVGDQVIIGTDQGTYSITTGVNPNSTSSAYIGIKSQEKHVVSEGLSNILGESIPWVLVYLAELFMWIFTLNFGIGLFNLLPLKPFDGGLIFEEILGNWTSERVTRACTYAMSIFCLSLVLINLGYGFLAAII from the coding sequence TTGAACGCTTTATGGTATTATGCCATCGGTTTTGTTGTTATATGGACTTTAGCTTTCTTATTTAAGGATAAATTAAAGATAGAAATGGAAGGTCCCATAATTCTGAGGAAAACCACCCGTATGAGGGACTTCATTGACTCCGTTGCCCAGAAAAGTCCTAAGCTCTGGCGGTGGGTTATGAATGGAGGTATCGTGATGGCTGTTTTTTTAATGGCCTTCATTGTTTACTACTTGGTGGCGTCTCTGGAGACGGTGGCGGTTAACCCCCAAGTGTCCATTGTACTTCCTGGAGTGGAAATACCCGGCTCACCAATTTATTTACCCTTTGGTTACGGATTAATTGGCCTGATCACAGTTATTGTGATCCATGAGTTTGGTCATGGAATCCTGGCTCGGGTGGAAAAGGTGAAAATTAAGTCTCTGGGAGTGGGATTATTAGCCATTCTGCCCATTGCTTTTGTGGAACCTGATGACGAAGAGGTAAATAAGTTGGGAAGCGTTTCAAAGCTGCGCATCTTCGCCGCTGGATCCATATTCAACATGATGCTGGCGGCATTGGCCATTGCCATCTACTTCATTTTGACCCTATTCTTAATACCCTACGCTCTGCCAGCGGCAGGTTTGGAAATAATGAGCGTGGTGCCGGGTAGTCCGGCCGACGGAATATTGCAGGAGGGTATGTTGATCCAGACTATTAATGGCAACTCAGTCACTGATCGAGACAGTTTCTCACAGGTAATTCAAGAACTTACGGTTGGAGACCAAGTTATCATTGGTACTGATCAGGGCACCTACAGCATCACCACCGGCGTCAATCCTAACAGCACAAGCAGTGCCTATATAGGGATTAAAAGCCAGGAAAAACATGTGGTGAGTGAAGGGCTGTCAAACATTCTGGGTGAAAGCATCCCCTGGGTTCTGGTGTATCTGGCTGAGCTGTTCATGTGGATATTCACCCTCAATTTTGGTATTGGACTGTTCAACCTACTTCCTCTGAAACCCTTCGACGGAGGATTGATCTTCGAAGAAATTTTAGGGAACTGGACCTCCGAACGGGTTACCAGGGCCTGTACCTATGCAATGTCAATTTTTTGCCTGAGCCTGGTTCTGATAAATCTGGGATACGGATTTTTAGCCGCAATTATTTAA
- the glp gene encoding gephyrin-like molybdotransferase Glp, translating to MTWNQEKIYMFLYELMPVREAKKILKSNLNPAKTEIKNLEQINRRVLSQEVVSLIDAPPFDRSAMDGYALQAEETFGHSEENPVHLNIVDRIGAGEVSSVDLKEGEAIQIATGAPLPSGANAVVMEEYTQSHQVHLEVETAVIPGENVSPAGEDFKTGDLILSPGRVLNPPEIGIVASAGYGEVEVYKKPRVGVMVTGSELVMPKSQLEGAEIINSNHFTLKSLVESALAVPDMTHCVDDHELVRKEFLRLLKNNDCLLTTGGTAISKGDVVVDVADELGEVLIHGVTLRPGKPFAFAVVEDKPVFMLSGFPVAAMVQFDVFVRENLLRMQGLERELNFTTKIAARKIPSTLGRTDYIRARIEGEKVRPLKIKGSGIIRSMVDSDCYIVMEENLEGVDSGEKCKVLPYHSLQV from the coding sequence ATGACATGGAATCAAGAGAAGATTTATATGTTTTTATACGAGCTTATGCCAGTGCGGGAAGCTAAAAAAATACTTAAAAGTAATTTAAATCCTGCAAAAACGGAAATAAAAAACCTGGAGCAGATTAATCGTCGAGTACTATCCCAGGAGGTAGTATCCCTAATAGATGCACCTCCATTTGATAGATCAGCCATGGATGGATACGCTCTCCAGGCGGAAGAGACCTTTGGACATTCCGAAGAAAATCCAGTACATCTGAATATCGTGGATCGCATAGGAGCCGGGGAAGTCTCAAGTGTAGACCTAAAGGAAGGGGAAGCCATACAAATAGCAACTGGTGCTCCTCTACCTTCCGGAGCAAATGCAGTGGTGATGGAGGAGTACACTCAGAGTCACCAAGTCCATCTGGAAGTGGAAACCGCAGTGATACCGGGAGAGAACGTTTCTCCTGCTGGTGAAGATTTTAAGACTGGAGATTTGATCCTGAGTCCGGGGAGAGTGCTGAACCCGCCAGAAATAGGTATTGTGGCCTCTGCCGGATATGGTGAAGTGGAAGTATATAAGAAACCAAGAGTGGGAGTAATGGTCACTGGAAGTGAGCTGGTGATGCCCAAGTCCCAACTAGAAGGAGCAGAAATCATAAACTCCAACCATTTCACCCTGAAGTCCCTGGTGGAAAGTGCACTTGCTGTTCCGGACATGACTCACTGTGTGGATGACCATGAACTGGTCCGAAAAGAATTCTTAAGATTGTTAAAAAACAATGATTGTCTCTTAACCACCGGGGGAACCGCCATCAGTAAGGGTGACGTGGTGGTGGACGTGGCTGACGAACTGGGTGAGGTATTAATCCACGGGGTGACCCTCAGACCGGGGAAACCATTTGCCTTTGCAGTTGTGGAAGACAAGCCCGTTTTCATGCTTTCTGGGTTTCCAGTGGCAGCCATGGTCCAATTCGATGTGTTCGTTCGGGAAAATCTTTTAAGGATGCAAGGTTTGGAAAGAGAGCTTAATTTCACTACCAAAATCGCTGCAAGGAAAATCCCATCGACCCTAGGACGTACCGATTATATAAGAGCCCGTATAGAGGGTGAAAAAGTCCGACCATTGAAGATTAAAGGATCGGGGATCATAAGGTCCATGGTAGATTCTGACTGCTACATTGTTATGGAAGAAAATCTAGAAGGAGTTGACTCTGGAGAAAAATGTAAGGTACTTCCCTATCACTCCCTGCAGGTTTAA
- a CDS encoding cadmium resistance transporter: MESLILLLTISASAFLATNIDDIFILTAFFSSKAFSNGSVVLGQYLGFGTLIIVSIMASFINLIVSSSIISLMGFLPILIGIKNLFEIKNIHDDFKELESFNEENGRIYPAFKVALVTIANGGDNLGVYIPLMSSVNTWDTLGITLSFLILTGIWCFLSYKLVHNRLVGQKILKYGHLILPFVLIGIGIIILYTGGGISLLATSFNHT; the protein is encoded by the coding sequence ATGGAATCATTAATACTCCTACTAACCATTTCTGCCTCGGCCTTCCTAGCCACCAATATAGATGATATTTTCATTCTGACAGCTTTTTTCAGCAGCAAGGCCTTTTCGAATGGCAGTGTGGTGTTGGGACAGTATCTTGGCTTTGGTACGCTAATAATAGTCAGTATAATGGCGTCTTTTATCAACTTAATCGTTTCATCATCCATAATAAGTCTTATGGGCTTCCTACCCATACTGATTGGTATAAAAAATTTATTTGAAATAAAAAATATTCATGACGATTTTAAAGAGCTTGAATCCTTTAATGAGGAAAATGGGAGAATATATCCTGCCTTTAAGGTCGCACTGGTTACCATAGCCAATGGAGGCGACAACTTAGGGGTTTATATTCCCTTGATGTCCAGTGTCAATACGTGGGATACACTCGGCATTACCCTAAGTTTTTTAATTTTAACTGGAATATGGTGCTTTTTAAGTTATAAACTGGTTCACAACCGCCTCGTAGGTCAGAAAATTCTTAAATACGGCCACCTGATTCTCCCCTTTGTACTTATCGGCATTGGAATCATAATTCTATATACAGGAGGCGGAATTTCACTTTTAGCTACATCTTTTAATCATACCTAA